Proteins from a single region of Limosilactobacillus fermentum:
- the ybeY gene encoding rRNA maturation RNase YbeY, translated as MELQLRDHTEGKLQPSQERLAEKALAQAAERLDVPEQAEMSLTFVLNPEIRELNRDYRGIDRATDVISFAIEDDDDLANLPAEIRAELPVELGDLVISIDKVTEQALFLNHSADRELGYLLVHGFLHLNGYDHEEPADEKKMFTLQEEILDGLGLSR; from the coding sequence ATGGAATTACAGTTGCGTGATCATACCGAAGGAAAGTTACAACCCAGTCAAGAACGGCTAGCGGAGAAGGCCTTGGCCCAAGCAGCGGAGCGACTAGACGTCCCCGAGCAAGCCGAAATGTCATTGACCTTTGTTTTAAACCCCGAGATCAGGGAGCTCAACCGTGATTACCGCGGGATTGACCGGGCGACCGACGTAATTTCCTTTGCGATTGAAGACGACGATGACCTCGCCAACCTGCCTGCAGAAATCCGCGCTGAGCTCCCCGTTGAACTAGGCGACCTGGTCATTTCAATTGATAAGGTGACCGAACAGGCCCTCTTTTTGAACCATTCGGCAGACCGCGAGCTGGGCTACTTACTGGTCCACGGCTTCTTGCACTTGAACGGCTACGATCACGAGGAGCCGGCGGATGAGAAAAAGATGTTCACCCTTCAGGAGGAGATTTTAGATGGCCTCGGACTCAGCCGGTAA
- a CDS encoding PhoH family protein translates to MSENETLAVNFQIDSPEIEVALLGTQDKYVALLEEGMNVSINPFGDQLRIQGDAEDVHLTEAVLNQLVGLIEQKIQISSTDIVSAMKMAHRGTLEYFKDLYSETIINDRKGQAIRVKNFGQRQYVHAMKKNDITFGIGPAGTGKTYLAVAMAVAALKRGEVERIILTRPAVEAGESLGFLPGDLKEKVDPYLRPIYDALNSIFGAEHTERLMDRGTIEIAPLAYMRGRTLDNAFVILDEAQNTTNAQMKMFLTRLGFGSKMVVNGDVSQIDLPRGAKSGLIAARRILRGVSSIEFVTFGAADVVRHPVVAKIITAYEEDEEQVRENK, encoded by the coding sequence TTGAGCGAAAACGAAACTTTGGCCGTTAACTTTCAAATTGACAGCCCGGAAATTGAAGTGGCCCTCTTGGGGACCCAAGATAAGTACGTCGCCCTACTAGAAGAGGGGATGAACGTTTCGATCAACCCCTTTGGCGATCAGCTGCGGATCCAGGGGGACGCCGAGGACGTTCACCTGACCGAGGCGGTATTAAACCAACTGGTGGGACTAATTGAACAAAAGATTCAGATCTCGTCAACCGACATCGTCTCGGCGATGAAGATGGCCCACCGGGGGACCCTTGAGTATTTCAAGGACCTCTATTCGGAAACGATCATCAACGACCGTAAGGGGCAGGCCATCCGGGTGAAAAACTTTGGTCAACGCCAGTACGTTCACGCCATGAAGAAAAATGACATTACCTTTGGGATCGGGCCAGCCGGGACCGGGAAGACTTACCTGGCCGTGGCCATGGCCGTGGCGGCCCTCAAGCGGGGGGAAGTGGAACGGATTATCCTGACCCGGCCAGCGGTGGAAGCCGGCGAAAGCCTCGGTTTCTTGCCGGGGGACCTCAAGGAAAAGGTCGACCCCTACCTGCGGCCAATTTACGACGCCTTAAATTCGATTTTTGGGGCCGAACACACCGAACGCCTAATGGACCGGGGGACGATTGAAATTGCCCCCCTGGCCTACATGCGCGGGCGGACCTTAGACAACGCCTTTGTAATTTTAGACGAAGCGCAAAACACCACTAACGCCCAGATGAAGATGTTCTTGACCCGGTTGGGCTTTGGTTCTAAGATGGTCGTCAACGGTGACGTCTCCCAAATCGACCTGCCGCGCGGGGCTAAGAGTGGCTTGATTGCCGCCCGGCGGATCCTGCGGGGCGTTTCTTCGATCGAGTTTGTTACCTTTGGGGCGGCCGACGTGGTGCGTCACCCAGTTGTCGCCAAGATCATTACCGCCTACGAAGAAGATGAAGAACAGGTGCGGGAGAATAAGTAA
- the glyS gene encoding glycine--tRNA ligase subunit beta, protein MAHSYLLEVGLEEMPAHVVTPSIQQLKTRVANYLTEERIDFEDIQAYSTPRRLALLISGLADKQPDVDESVKGPAKKIAQDADGNWTKAAIGFTRGQGATVDDIEFKEVKGVEYVYVEKHIQGKPVDEVLAGLNDVITAMNFPTLMRWGSFKLNFIRPIHWLVSLLDDQVVPFDILNVTAGRLTRGHRFLGHDVEIKSATDYVAALKDDFVIVDAAERKATIKDQIQAIVDQHNWVIDWDEELLEEVNNLVEWPTAFAGTFDQKYLELPEPVLITSMKDNQRFFCVRDHDGKLQPAFISVRNGNAVHLDNVIKGNERVLVPRLEDAKFFFDEDQKMTIDQYVDRLKNVSFHDQISSMYDKMARTKALANLLGQQLGLSDQELADLARAASIYKFDLTTQMVGEFAELQGIMGEIYAKRFGENEAVAAAVREHYMPISADGALPQTTVGAVLAIADKLDSIYSFFAVDMIPSGSNDPYALRRQAYGIVRMLADRKWHLNLLDFQASAKQAVEQATPALGLDYAKNADAVTDFFIDRLKQLFSLEHLRHDIVDAVTDTHVTDPAAIVEAAHVLDAHKDDADLKDQVEALTRVIRLAAKGNLSEDDVKVDPSLFENPSEGQLDQAVQALIDAKEGRSLDQQFSALLELEPVISLYFEENMIMDKDEAVKNNRLSLLTILADQTAAFGNLDQLIVK, encoded by the coding sequence ATGGCACATTCATACCTACTAGAAGTTGGCCTGGAAGAAATGCCGGCCCACGTGGTTACCCCAAGCATCCAACAATTAAAGACCCGGGTGGCCAACTACTTAACAGAAGAACGGATCGACTTTGAAGACATTCAAGCCTACTCAACGCCGCGGCGGTTAGCCCTGTTGATTTCTGGTTTGGCCGACAAGCAACCCGACGTCGATGAATCGGTGAAGGGACCAGCCAAAAAGATTGCCCAAGACGCCGATGGGAACTGGACCAAGGCGGCAATTGGTTTTACCCGCGGTCAGGGGGCCACGGTTGACGACATCGAATTTAAAGAAGTTAAGGGCGTCGAATACGTTTACGTCGAAAAGCACATCCAAGGCAAGCCAGTCGACGAAGTCTTGGCCGGTTTAAACGACGTAATCACGGCGATGAACTTCCCAACCTTGATGCGGTGGGGGAGTTTTAAGCTCAACTTTATCCGCCCAATTCACTGGCTGGTTTCCTTGCTTGATGACCAAGTGGTACCCTTTGACATTCTGAACGTCACGGCGGGCCGTTTAACCCGTGGGCACCGTTTCTTGGGCCACGACGTTGAAATCAAGTCCGCCACCGATTACGTGGCCGCCTTAAAGGACGACTTCGTGATTGTCGACGCGGCCGAACGCAAGGCGACGATCAAGGACCAGATCCAAGCAATTGTCGACCAACACAACTGGGTGATCGACTGGGACGAAGAACTCTTAGAAGAAGTTAACAACCTGGTGGAATGGCCGACCGCCTTTGCCGGGACCTTTGACCAAAAGTACCTGGAATTACCGGAACCGGTTCTGATCACGTCAATGAAGGATAACCAACGCTTCTTCTGTGTACGCGACCACGACGGGAAGCTGCAACCGGCCTTCATTTCGGTCCGTAATGGGAACGCCGTCCACTTAGATAACGTCATTAAGGGGAACGAACGGGTGTTGGTACCACGGCTAGAAGACGCCAAGTTCTTCTTTGACGAAGACCAAAAGATGACGATCGACCAGTACGTCGACCGCTTGAAGAACGTTTCTTTCCACGACCAAATTTCGTCGATGTACGACAAGATGGCCCGCACCAAGGCCCTGGCTAACCTCTTAGGGCAACAACTAGGCTTAAGCGACCAAGAACTGGCCGATCTCGCCCGGGCCGCTTCGATTTACAAGTTTGACCTGACCACCCAAATGGTCGGCGAATTTGCCGAATTGCAAGGGATCATGGGGGAAATCTACGCTAAGCGCTTTGGCGAAAACGAGGCCGTCGCCGCCGCCGTGCGCGAACACTACATGCCAATTTCCGCCGACGGGGCCCTGCCACAAACGACGGTCGGGGCGGTCTTGGCGATTGCCGACAAGCTGGACTCAATTTACTCCTTCTTTGCCGTAGACATGATCCCGTCCGGTTCCAACGACCCGTACGCCCTGCGCCGTCAGGCCTACGGAATCGTGCGGATGCTGGCGGACCGTAAGTGGCACTTGAACTTGCTTGATTTCCAAGCGAGTGCCAAGCAAGCGGTGGAACAAGCAACGCCAGCCCTGGGCCTTGATTACGCTAAGAATGCGGACGCCGTGACCGACTTCTTCATCGACCGGCTCAAGCAGCTCTTTAGCTTAGAACACTTGCGCCACGACATTGTCGACGCCGTCACCGACACCCACGTGACCGACCCGGCCGCCATCGTGGAAGCCGCTCACGTCTTAGATGCCCACAAGGACGACGCGGACTTAAAGGACCAAGTGGAAGCCCTGACCCGGGTGATCCGCCTGGCCGCCAAGGGGAACCTGTCTGAAGACGACGTCAAGGTGGACCCAAGCCTCTTTGAAAACCCATCGGAAGGCCAGTTAGATCAAGCGGTTCAAGCCCTGATTGATGCCAAGGAAGGCCGGAGTTTGGATCAACAGTTCAGCGCCCTGCTCGAATTGGAACCAGTCATCTCGCTCTACTTTGAAGAGAACATGATCATGGACAAGGACGAAGCGGTTAAGAACAACCGCCTCTCCTTATTGACGATCTTGGCGGACCAAACGGCGGCCTTTGGGAACTTAGACCAATTGATTGTTAAGTAG
- a CDS encoding diacylglycerol kinase family protein: MASDSAGKQTEKNHTFAQSLRHAWAGVCQVLKQERNMRFHLVAAVLAVICGWWLHISTVEWLWLALAIFTVISAEFTNTVVEALVDLIVRHHFDLNAKHAKDVAAGAVLCAASFAVVVGLLIFVPHLLKLLN, translated from the coding sequence ATGGCCTCGGACTCAGCCGGTAAGCAAACCGAAAAAAACCACACCTTCGCCCAATCATTACGCCATGCTTGGGCGGGCGTTTGCCAAGTACTTAAACAAGAGCGCAACATGCGTTTCCACCTGGTGGCGGCCGTGCTCGCCGTGATTTGCGGCTGGTGGTTGCACATTTCAACCGTGGAATGGCTGTGGCTGGCGTTAGCGATCTTCACGGTCATCTCAGCGGAGTTCACCAACACGGTGGTGGAGGCCCTCGTTGACCTGATTGTGCGCCACCACTTCGATCTAAACGCCAAGCACGCTAAGGACGTCGCGGCGGGGGCGGTGTTGTGTGCCGCCTCCTTTGCCGTGGTGGTTGGCCTCTTAATCTTTGTCCCCCACCTATTAAAACTACTGAATTAG
- a CDS encoding GatB/YqeY domain-containing protein: protein MSLLQQLSKDMVTAMKEKDKATLSVVRMLKAAVQNEQIAVGHDLTPDEENTVLAREYKQRKESLEEFTSAGRQDLIDQTNHELAVVAKYMPEQMSADEVAKVVNETITQVGAESMKDFGKVMGAIMPKVKGKADGKLVNQTVKDALQAK, encoded by the coding sequence ATGAGCTTATTACAACAACTTTCCAAGGACATGGTCACCGCCATGAAGGAAAAGGATAAGGCGACCCTGTCGGTGGTCCGGATGTTAAAGGCGGCCGTGCAAAACGAACAGATCGCCGTGGGCCACGATTTGACGCCGGACGAAGAAAACACCGTCTTGGCCCGGGAATACAAGCAACGCAAGGAATCGCTGGAAGAATTTACCAGCGCCGGGCGCCAGGACTTGATTGACCAAACCAACCACGAATTAGCGGTGGTCGCTAAGTACATGCCGGAACAAATGTCGGCTGACGAAGTGGCTAAGGTCGTTAACGAAACGATTACCCAGGTCGGGGCCGAAAGCATGAAGGACTTTGGTAAGGTGATGGGCGCCATCATGCCAAAGGTGAAGGGCAAGGCCGACGGGAAGTTAGTTAACCAAACCGTCAAGGACGCTTTGCAAGCCAAGTAA
- the era gene encoding GTPase Era, which translates to MDNPNYKSGFVALIGRPNVGKSTLLNYMVGQKVAIMSNVAQTTRNKIQGIYTSDEAQIVFIDTPGIHKPQTRLGDFMERSALSALDEVDAILFVVPANEKRGAGDNFIIERLKKVQQPIYLVVNKIDQVNPNDLPDIIAQYEGALPFKKVVPVSALQGNNVNTLINDLVDQLPTGPQYYPADQVSDHPERFVIAEMIREKVFLNTREEVPHSVAIDVTSIQREDDETIHVSANIIVERPGQKGIIIGKGGSMLKKIGTAARQDIQALLGDKVFLQLWVKVVPGWRDKSAMLKDYGYRQTDY; encoded by the coding sequence ATGGATAATCCAAATTACAAGTCGGGCTTTGTGGCCCTGATCGGCCGGCCCAACGTCGGCAAGTCAACCCTGTTAAACTACATGGTCGGCCAAAAGGTGGCCATCATGAGCAACGTCGCCCAGACCACCCGGAACAAGATTCAGGGGATCTACACTAGCGATGAGGCCCAGATCGTCTTCATCGATACCCCGGGGATTCACAAGCCCCAAACCCGCCTGGGCGACTTTATGGAACGCTCGGCCCTGTCGGCCTTAGATGAAGTCGACGCCATTCTCTTCGTGGTACCGGCCAATGAAAAGCGGGGGGCCGGGGATAACTTCATCATTGAGCGCTTAAAGAAGGTGCAACAGCCGATCTACCTGGTCGTCAACAAGATCGACCAGGTTAACCCCAACGACTTACCGGACATCATCGCCCAATACGAAGGGGCGCTGCCGTTCAAAAAGGTCGTGCCGGTCTCGGCCTTGCAGGGAAACAACGTCAACACCCTGATTAACGACTTAGTGGACCAACTGCCGACCGGCCCGCAGTACTACCCAGCCGACCAGGTGTCCGACCACCCGGAACGGTTCGTGATTGCGGAAATGATTCGCGAAAAGGTCTTCTTAAATACCAGGGAGGAAGTGCCGCACTCGGTGGCGATTGACGTCACCTCGATCCAACGAGAAGACGATGAAACGATTCACGTCTCGGCCAACATTATCGTTGAACGCCCCGGCCAAAAGGGGATCATCATCGGCAAGGGCGGTTCGATGCTCAAAAAGATCGGCACCGCGGCCCGCCAAGACATTCAGGCCCTCTTAGGTGACAAGGTCTTCTTGCAGCTGTGGGTCAAGGTGGTGCCGGGCTGGCGCGATAAGTCGGCGATGTTAAAGGACTACGGTTACCGGCAAACGGATTACTAA
- the glyQ gene encoding glycine--tRNA ligase subunit alpha produces the protein MAKKLSVQEIIFTLQKYWASQGCMLMQSYDTEKGAGTMSPYTFLRAIGPEPWNVAYVEPSRRPADGRYGENPNRLYQHHQFQVLMKPSPENIQELYLGSLRELGIEPLEHDIRFVEDNWENPSMGCAGVGWEVWLDGMEVTQFTYFQVVGELQMDPVASEITYGLERLAEYIQNVNSVFDLEWADGVLYGDIFQEPEYEHSKYSFEESNQDMLLQFFKDYEQEAKRLIDLGLVHPAYDYVLKCSHTFNLLDARGAVSVTERAGYLHRIRIMAKSVAKAFVEERRKLGFPLIHDEQERQAVVAKYTKQAEELAKRNAKRAEKGEN, from the coding sequence ATGGCAAAGAAACTGAGTGTTCAAGAGATTATCTTCACGCTTCAAAAGTACTGGGCGAGCCAGGGTTGCATGCTGATGCAGTCCTACGACACGGAAAAGGGGGCCGGGACGATGAGTCCGTATACCTTCTTGCGGGCAATTGGTCCCGAACCGTGGAACGTGGCCTACGTGGAACCGTCCCGGCGGCCGGCCGACGGGCGCTACGGGGAAAACCCGAACCGGTTGTACCAACACCACCAGTTCCAAGTACTGATGAAGCCGAGCCCGGAAAACATCCAAGAACTTTACTTGGGCTCCCTGCGTGAATTGGGGATTGAACCCTTAGAACACGACATTCGTTTCGTCGAAGATAACTGGGAAAACCCGTCGATGGGTTGTGCCGGGGTCGGTTGGGAAGTGTGGTTAGACGGGATGGAAGTCACCCAGTTCACCTACTTCCAAGTCGTTGGTGAATTACAAATGGACCCGGTTGCCTCCGAAATTACCTACGGGTTGGAACGCTTAGCCGAATACATTCAAAACGTCAACTCCGTCTTCGACCTGGAATGGGCCGACGGCGTTTTGTACGGTGACATCTTCCAAGAACCGGAATACGAACACTCCAAGTACTCTTTTGAAGAAAGCAACCAGGACATGCTCTTGCAATTCTTCAAGGATTACGAACAAGAAGCCAAGCGCTTAATTGACCTCGGTCTGGTGCACCCGGCTTACGACTACGTCCTCAAGTGCAGCCACACCTTCAACCTGCTGGACGCGCGGGGCGCCGTTTCGGTTACCGAACGGGCCGGCTACTTGCACCGGATCCGGATCATGGCTAAGTCGGTCGCCAAGGCCTTCGTCGAAGAACGGCGTAAGTTAGGCTTCCCGCTGATTCACGACGAACAGGAACGCCAAGCCGTCGTGGCTAAGTACACCAAGCAAGCCGAAGAACTGGCCAAGCGCAACGCTAAGCGGGCAGAGAAGGGAGAAAACTAA
- the recO gene encoding DNA repair protein RecO, which translates to MARVNEPFEGVIMYRRDYRERDLLVKILTDRRGPLMFFVRGAKRKGFKLASDILPFTYGSYVGILADEGLSYIVSAQETHHLTGIGADLNRNAYATYLLELVDQAFEEGRALGGWYKQVMAALNLINTGRDPQVVVNVLEVQLLNRFGIAPVWDRCVVCGRSDLPLDYSEKMGGMLCLHHFAEDPYRFHLTPKTVAYLRLFATLNLAKVDQVHVDEATKRQLGRTLDKIYDDQLGLRLKSKRFINEMDSWTNRLLTARKNPGTDDEKKPAGS; encoded by the coding sequence ATGGCCCGGGTCAACGAACCCTTTGAAGGGGTGATCATGTACCGGCGCGACTACCGGGAACGCGACCTCCTGGTTAAGATTTTGACGGACCGGCGCGGCCCGCTGATGTTTTTTGTCCGCGGGGCCAAACGCAAGGGCTTTAAGTTGGCGTCAGACATTTTACCCTTCACCTACGGCAGCTACGTGGGGATCCTTGCCGACGAGGGCTTGTCTTACATCGTCTCGGCCCAAGAAACCCACCACCTAACCGGGATCGGCGCCGATTTAAACCGCAACGCCTACGCGACTTACCTGCTAGAACTGGTCGACCAGGCCTTTGAAGAGGGGCGGGCGCTGGGCGGCTGGTACAAGCAGGTGATGGCGGCCCTAAACTTGATCAACACGGGGCGCGACCCCCAGGTAGTCGTGAACGTGTTGGAGGTCCAACTCCTCAACCGGTTCGGGATCGCCCCGGTCTGGGACCGGTGCGTGGTGTGCGGGCGCAGTGATTTGCCGCTGGATTACTCGGAAAAGATGGGCGGGATGCTGTGCCTCCATCACTTTGCAGAGGACCCCTACCGCTTCCACCTCACCCCCAAAACCGTCGCCTACCTCCGGCTGTTTGCGACCCTTAACCTGGCCAAGGTCGATCAGGTACACGTAGACGAGGCGACCAAGCGTCAATTAGGCCGGACGCTGGACAAAATCTACGACGACCAGTTGGGCTTGCGCCTTAAGTCCAAGCGCTTCATCAACGAAATGGATTCCTGGACCAACCGGCTCTTGACCGCCAGAAAGAATCCGGGGACGGACGACGAAAAAAAGCCGGCCGGGAGTTGA
- the rpsU gene encoding 30S ribosomal protein S21, with protein sequence MSKTIVRKNESLDDALRRFKRTVSRNGTLQEYRKREFYEKPSVKHKLKSEAARKRKNKRRRY encoded by the coding sequence ATGTCAAAAACTATCGTTCGTAAGAATGAATCGTTAGACGATGCTCTTCGGCGCTTTAAGCGTACCGTTTCACGTAACGGGACTCTGCAAGAATACCGCAAGCGTGAATTTTACGAAAAGCCAAGTGTTAAGCATAAGTTAAAGTCTGAAGCGGCACGGAAGCGCAAGAATAAGCGCCGTCGTTACTAG